One region of Quercus lobata isolate SW786 chromosome 2, ValleyOak3.0 Primary Assembly, whole genome shotgun sequence genomic DNA includes:
- the LOC115976871 gene encoding zinc-finger homeodomain protein 9-like, translated as MDLTPTIITANNNTGINNTTAKSPEADSETPTRIQPSKPLSFSNGVLKRHNPHHHHHHQHHFTSPQLVVTYRECLKNHAASLGGHALDGCGEFMPSQSATPADPTSLKCAACGCHRNFHRREPDDPIPTSQTTHVIEYQPHHRHHPPPPPLPPQSQPQLPSNRSPNSASPPPISSSYFPSSAPHMLLALSGGLSAPPDTPTGHNNAILTPSPNARKRFRTKFSQDQKEKMHQFAERVGWKMQKRDEELVQEFCNEVGVDKGVLKVWMHNNKNTFGKRDVNGGGAGNSNNILEHTHNGNNISTNENNNSNNNSNLGENLNHYQSDSGAHGGATNGSSSSS; from the coding sequence ATGGACTTAACCCCTACAATCATCACCGCCAACAACAACACCGGCATCAATAATACTACAGCCAAATCCCCAGAAGCTGATAGTGAAACACCAACCCGGATTCAACCTTCAAAGCCTCTATCTTTCTCAAATGGTGTACTCAAACGCCACAATCctcatcaccatcaccatcatcaaCATCACTTTACAAGTCCACAACTTGTTGTTACCTACAGAGAATGCCTTAAAAACCATGCAGCTTCTTTAGGAGGCCATGCTTTAGATGGGTGTGGTGAGTTTATGCCTTCACAATCAGCCACCCCAGCTGACCCAACTTCACTCAAATGTGCTGCTTGTGGTTGCCATAGAAATTTCCATCGCAGAGAGCCTGATGACCCAATTCCAACTTCACAAACCACTCATGTAATTGAGTATCAACCTCACCATCGCCACCACCCTCCACcgccaccactaccaccacaatcacaaccacagtTACCTTCAAATAGAAGCCCCAATTCAGCTTCACCACCACCAATTTCATCTTCCTATTTCCCCTCCTCAGCACCGCACATGCTTTTAGCTCTATCTGGGGGTTTATCTGCTCCACCAGATACCCCAACTGGGCATAATAATGCTATACTGACACCAAGCCCCAATGCAAGGAAGAGATTCAGAACCAAGTTCAGCCAGGATCAGAAAGAGAAGATGCACCAGTTTGCTGAAAGAGTTGGATGGAAGATGCAAAAGAGAGATGAGGAATTGGTGCAAGAGTTTTGCAATGAAGTTGGGGTTGATAAGGGTGTGTTAAAGGTTTGGATGCACAACAATAAGAACACTTTTGGGAAGAGAGATGTGAATGGTGGCGGTGCTGGGAACAGTAACAACATTCTTGAACACACCCACAATGGCAACAACATCAGCACCAATGaaaacaacaacagcaacaacaataGCAACCTTGGAGAGAATCTGAATCACTACCAGAGTGATAGTGGAGCTCATGGTGGTGCTACTAATGggtcatcttcatcttcttga